CTACCCAATTATTTAAATCCCCAATGATATTACGACCATAACGTTCACCCGTAATCCATTGTCCTAAGTGAACGCTACCTTCTTGGCAGCCTTCAGTAAATAAAAGATGTTTATCAGGGAAGCGGCGGTGTACTTCACCGACCTTTTCAAACTCTTCACTCACATACCAATGTAAGCCTGTTCCCCAAACGTATTTTGCTGCTTCTGAATCTTCTAAAACAGTTGAAGCACGCTCAACGATTAAATCACGATTATGATCCCAAATGACAATATTAATATCTTCTAAGCCTTCTTTATGCATCACAGGACCTAAGTGATTTTTTACAAAATCACGTTCTCCTTCTGCTGTATAGACACAAGAATCCCAAACTTGAACAGCGGCTGGTTCATTTTGAACAGACACGCCCCATATATCTAACTCTTGTTCGCGATAAGCTTTAATGAATTTCGTATAATATTTTGCCCATACATCGCGATATTCAGGAAGCAATTGACCACCATTATTCATTTCTTTATTCGTCTTCATCCATGCAGGAGGGCTCCAAGGAGATGCTAATAACGGGATTGTTCCACCTTTCACCTTCATAGCATCCTTAATCATAGGAATAACCCATTTATGATCTCTTGAAATATCAAACGTGTTTAGCTCAACATCACCATCTTCAACATACGTATAATTTCCTAGCGCAAAATCACAGCTATGAATGTGAACTCGACCAATTGAATAACCTAAACCATTTTCTTGGTCAAAATAACTCTCGATTGCTTCCTTACGCTTATCCTCAGACATTTGTGACAACGTGTATGCTGCAGCCTCTGTAAACGCTCCCCCAAACCCAAGGATTTCTTGATACGTTTCATTAGAATCGATTTCAATGTCTACTTGCTTTTCAGAAGAAGTTTCTTTTAATTGAAGTGGCTCCTTCTCAGTTAAGCGATCTTCCGTGTTTTGAGCTGTAAGTATAACCTTCATTTGAGACATCCTCTATCCCCACCTTTGTCAAAAAATTCGAAACCGCTTTCGTTTTTGTGCATTCTCAATTATATCTTACGACTTTTTACAATCTCTTTGTAGCGCTTTGCACTATTTTTCATATATCTTTTTTGCGTTTTGAAATCTACAAAATAAATTCCGAATCTTTTTTTCATAGCCGAATGCCCACTCAAAATTATCGAGTAATGACCATAAAAAGTACCCTGCAACATTCATTCCTTCTTCATTTAATTCAGCAACAACCGTTAAATGTTTTTCCACATAATCCACTCGGTCATGGTCTTTAACCGTTCCATCTTCTTCTAAAACATCATCAAACGCTGCTCCATTTTCAGTAATAAAGATTGGAAGATCTGTATACTCTTTTCGAAGACGGTGAATTAACTCTTTAAATTCGTTTGGAGAGATGTCCCAACCCATCCCAGACTTCGGATAATCAGAGTATGCTTCTTTAAATAACAATTCAGATGCTGCTGAATATTCGATTAAGAACCGATTGTAATAGTTAATCCCAAAGAAATCACAAGGAGTAGAAATAATTTGTAAATCTTTCTCTTGTATGAAATTATAATCATGAACAAACTTAGAAAATAAATTCATCATATCTTCAGGGTATTTCGCTTTAAAAATAGGGTCTAAAAACCATCTATTCAAGTAACCGTCTTGATTATTAGCTGCTAACTGATCATTCATTGTTTCACTTGCGGCATACACAGGAGATAAATTCAATGTAATTCCAATTGGTTTTTGTCCTGCAAATTCACTCTTGTAATATCGAACCGCTTGTCCATGCGATAACAAAATATGATGGGCTGCTTTAACTGCATCATCTAAGTTCGTATGACCCGGAGCATGAACTCCTTGATGATAACCTAACATTGTTGCACACCAAGGCTCATTATGAGTAATCCATTGCGCTACATATTCATCTAACTCTTCAAAACACTTCTTAGCAAACTCCATGAACCATTCAACGGATTCTCGGTTAATCCAACCACCTAAATTATCTGCCCATTGCGGTAGGTCCCAATGATAAATAGTCACTAACGGCTTAATGCCTTCTTCCATTAACCGTTTCGCAAGTTTTTTATAAAACTCCATCCCTTTTGGATTATATTGACCTTGTTTTGGAAAAATCCTTGGCCAAGCAATTGAAAATCGATATGAATCAACGCCAAGATTTTTAATATTTTGTATATCTTCTTCCATGCGATTGTAATGGTCACACGCAACATCACCCGTATCTCCGCCCAACACTTTTCCTGGCGTATAGGAGAACGTATCCCAAATGGAAGGCGTTCGTCCATCAACGGACGCTGGCCCTTCAATTTGATAAGAAGATGTCGCAGTCCCAAAAATAAACTCTTGAGAAAATTGTTTCATTGTATACTACACCCCACTATTCTTTTACTGAACCAGCCGAAATACTACTAATAATATATTTAGAGAAGAACAAGAATGCAATCATAATTGGGATAACAGAAATCGCTATACCTAAGTATACTGCACCTAAATTTTCTGCTACTTTCCCACCTTTTAAGAAACCCATCCAGAGTGGCAACGTATATTTTTCTGGTGAAAATAACGTGACCAAGGGGATAATGTAGCTGTTCCATGAGTTAATAAACGTAAAGATCGACATCGTCGCTACTGCTGGCATCATCATCGGTAAACCGATTGTATGAAAAATCTTTAGTTCTCCTGCTCCATCCATGCGTGCAGCCTCTAATAACGATGGATGTAAGGTAGAAGAAGCAAATTGTCGTAAGAAAAAGACAACAAACGGACTAGCAATAGTCGGTATAATTAATGGGATAAACGTATTTAACGTGCCTATAGACTTGTTTAATTCATAGAAGCCAATTAAGCCAAGTTGCGGTGGAACCATCATCGTTACTAACGTAAAAATAAATAAAGCATTTTTCCCTTTAAATTCATAAACAGCAAATCCATATGCTGTTAAAGCTGAAAAGTATCCACATAAAACCGTAACCGTTACTGAAATAAACAAACTATTTTTAAAACCTGTCCAAATTTGCACAAAGTCAGTCAAAACTGTGTAATTTTCCGAAAGACTACTACCTGGTATTAATGAAAAACCTTTCAAGATTTCACTAGTGGATCTTGTTGCATTGACAATCATCATATAGAACGGAATGATACTTATAACGGCTAAAAAAATTAATAACACATAAATACTAACTTTTCCTAACAATTGTTTATTTTTCATTTTTCTTACCCCGATTCTTTTTTGGTTTGACATCGCGGTACATTGATTTAAATGTAATAACTGAGAATATAATAGTAATGATGAATAAGGCATAAGCAATCGTCGCTGCATACCCATAGTTGTTATATTTAAATGCCTGATTATATAAATACAGTACCATCGTATTTAATGCACCTTCAGGTTCACCAAGACCCGTAGCTGAAATTAACTGTGGTAATTCAAATAATTGCAAACCTCCCACTAACGATGTAATCAAGACATATAACATGATTGGTTTAAGTAAAGGTAACGTAATTTTTGTAAACGTTTGCCATCTATTGGCTCCATCCATCAGCGCAGCCTCAAAATATTCCTTTGAAATACCTGATACACCGGCCATGAGGATAATAAACGTGTAACCAAACCACATCCAGGTTAAAATCAACGCTACCGAAACTTGTGCTGTAACTGGTTGATTGAGCCATTGGATTGGTTCAGAAATAATGCCTATATTCATTAACACTTGGTTAATCGATCCGTGTGGCCAAGCGAGCAAAATTTTAAATAGGACTGCAACTGCAGATATCATTATGATATTCGGTAAATAAAAGATTGCTCTGAATGCTCCTAGCCCTTTTACTCTAAAGCGCAAATCAGAAAATAAAGCTGCTAAAAGTAAGGCTATTCCTAATTGTAAAGTAAAGTTCAATCCCCAAATCTTCAACGTATTAAAAAACGCTTCATAAAACACTTCATCCGTTAATATTCTTGCATAGTTTTCGAACAAGACGAACTCTGCATTTCCATACCCTTGATAATTCGTAAACGAATAGTAAAACGTTAGCAAAACAGGGTAGATGTTAAACGTAAGAAAGATCAAAAAAAACGGGGCTATGAAAAAATAACCTTTGTAATTAATATTTTTCATCATGCATTCCTTCTTTCCCTATGCTGACATAAATAGAGATAGATATTGGGGAATATCTATCTCTATTTACTTTTCATATTACGGTGTTTCTATATCTGGATATGCGTTCTTAACTGCATTATAGAAGTCCTCGATTGCTTCTTCCTTCGTCTTCTTACCATCTCGATATTCTTTTACTTCATTACCAAACAACTGATCAATTTCTTGATCATACTTGGTTATTGAACTAGCATCAATTGATTCTGCTTCTTCTAAGAAAAACTCATAATGATTTTGTCCATCTAAGAATTCATCACTGATATCACCTTTTACCTTTTCAGTGACAGGAAGATATGAAACGACATCTCCATACTCATTTACCCAATCCGTTAAAAACTCTTCATCATGAGTCATCATTTCAACAAACTTAAAGGCTAAATCTTTGTTTTCTGATCCTTGGTAAACGCCTAACCACGTACCTCCCCAGAAATATGGGTTAGGTCCATTAGTAACAGCCCAATCACCTACAGTAGCTTCTGTGTTAGCTTTCAATATAGCTGAAAGTCCCCATGTTGGTAATACATAAGAGAATACTTCTGTTTTTCCGCCAATTGGACCATCCATTCCTTCAAGCCATTCTGGAGACCATTCATCTGCAAGAGCAGTATAACCATTCTCTCTCAAATCTTTCGCTTTATCCATATACTCTTTTTTTGCATCTGTCATTTTTAATTCGTTATCTTCATTCACCCAAGGCTGAGGATCTTCTCCTTTTGCAAACCAGCGAATTGCACCTTCATCTGGGAATAGGGCATATCCTTCTGCTTTCAATTTCTCTCCTACTTCAAACATCCCATCCCATGTACTTAACATTTCGCCAACTTTTGCAGGATCATCTGTTCCTAGCACTTTTTCAGCGATGCTCCGTCTATAATATATTCCTCCTGGTGTTGTTTGCCAAGATAGAGCGCGAACATCACCATTTGAATCTTTACCTAAATCAAACACATATGGTACATAATCATCTTCCCATTCGTCTACACCGTACTCTTCAGATAAATTCACCCAGTAGTCATCACGATCTGTCCATTGCTGCAACCAAGCAATTTCGGCTGTAAAGACGTCAGGGAGCTCCTACTCCACTTTCAAGCGCTGGTTTTGCCTTCGTTGTATAGTCTTCAGTGGGAATAATTTGAAAATCAACTTTCGCATCATACTTTTCTTCAAATGCTTCAATTGCGCCTTGTCTTTCTAATTCATCAGTAAAGGACCAAATTGTAATGGTATTGTCCTCTTTTTTATCTCCACCGCTAGCGCTATCTTCCTCGCCAGAAGAACAGGCTGCTAGCATTCCAGTAAGTAACGTTAAGCTTAACATACCGCTTATCCATTTTTTCAAGATAATTCCTCCATTTGGTTAAATGATTAATATTTGAAACAGATAATTATATTATCTGACCAAACCAAGTTAATTAGTAAATATAAACTATTGCGAAAACGGTTTCGATTTTGTCAATAACTACTGATACAGGCAATATGATTGCCGATTCTCCTTTTGTTTCGAAAACGGTTTCGGTTTTCTTAATAAAAGAAGTTCAGACTTTCGTCTACCTTAGAAAGTTCACTTCTTTTGAGTCTTGACAAAATAACCATCAAATCTTCCTGCAACTTTCTCTTTCCATTAAAAGTACAGGAATTTTAACGCAATTAACAATTTTCTCTTTGTTCGTTATTTGTTCCAAAAGTAACTTAGCTGCTTTTTCTCCGATTAGCTCTGTTTGTTGTTTGATAGTCGTTAATTTGGGATACATGAGTTCAGCAATCGTAATGTCATCAAAACCAACAATTGAGAAATCTTCTGGAACTTCATATCCTTGATCCTTAATGGCTTCAATTGCTCCAATCGCTAAGCTATCACTTGCCGCATAGATGGCAGTAGGTGGCGTTTCTAACGATAATAATCGTTCCATCGCCTCGTATCCGCCTTCTTTTGAAAAGTAACCACCATCGACGATGTATTTACTTTCAACATTTATTTTCTGGGCTGTCATACTATCAACATAACCTTTTAACCGCTCTTTCCCAGCAAATGTTTGTTGGTGACCTGCGATATGAGCAATCCTCCTATGTCCTAAAGAAACAAGATGATCAACTGCCAGTCGACTTCCTTCTAAACTATCAGAATAAACAACACTTGATGTTTGACTGTCCATATCAATGACGACGCTAGGGATCGAGTCCTCCATCAATTCCGTTACTTGAGGTTCATCTATTGTTGAACAAACAACGACCACTCCATCGACTTCTCGATAACGAAAATGATCTAAGTAACTTTTTTTTTGATTATGCATATTTCGAGAAACAAAAAGCAAATCATATTCATGAATTTCTACTGTTTTCTTGAAACTTTCAATAACCTCGCTGAAGAATGGGTGTTTAATCCCTAACCCAAGTGATTCAACAAAAACGACACCAATTGTCCATGACTTTTTCGTTGTTAGCGTTCTTGCAGAGGAGTTAGGAAAGTAGTTCATTTCTTCAACAGCCTCTAAGATCTTCTTTTTTGTTTTCTCACTTACATCAGAGTAGTTATTTAAGGCTTTAGATACCGTTGTGACGGAAAAACCGGTTTTCTTTGCTATATCATATATTGTTACCACAGTTTTTCACCTCACATCAATATCGAAACCGCTTTCAACAATTATTATAGTCCTTCCTTACTACATATGCAATTACTTTTTTAAATTAAAATATATTATTTAAAGTGCGTGTTCAAAAAGTAGGGAAAAAAGGACGCTGAAGAACGAGGCGACTGCTTAAAGGAACGCAGGCTAAGTTCAGTCACGTCCTGTGACAACTCCTGCGCTAGCCCGTCCTGGGCATCGAAGCACTCACAGTGTACGATCAGATGACGGATCACAGGCTAAAAGCAACCACGTCGCGCGAGTTAACGTCTGCGCTAGCACATCGTGTGCGCCTGAGGAGCGGAAAAGCAAACCAACAAAGTTATTCATCCGACATTTTTTAAGGACTTTTGAACAACCTCTTAAAAAAAGAAAACTGTCAAATTCAATAGGGCGTATGTATCCATTGCTCAGATTAAGAAAAATTTTATCATTAGTACAGAAAAGAGAGGGAATGTGCCTCCCTTTTCCCATCCATCATTTAATTAAACTTTTCATTATTCCAGTTTCTAAACTAAATACCTCAGACTGCTTCTCTCCATATAACAATAGTTTATTGAAGGGAGAGACTTGAATAGCTTTTGGATCAAGGTGCTCTTTTAATACCACTTGCTCACCTGTATCAATGTTAAATTGGACAAGAGTATATGAATCACCGTTTAATATAAAGGTATAAAACATGTGC
This portion of the Bacillus carboniphilus genome encodes:
- a CDS encoding LacI family DNA-binding transcriptional regulator produces the protein MVTIYDIAKKTGFSVTTVSKALNNYSDVSEKTKKKILEAVEEMNYFPNSSARTLTTKKSWTIGVVFVESLGLGIKHPFFSEVIESFKKTVEIHEYDLLFVSRNMHNQKKSYLDHFRYREVDGVVVVCSTIDEPQVTELMEDSIPSVVIDMDSQTSSVVYSDSLEGSRLAVDHLVSLGHRRIAHIAGHQQTFAGKERLKGYVDSMTAQKINVESKYIVDGGYFSKEGGYEAMERLLSLETPPTAIYAASDSLAIGAIEAIKDQGYEVPEDFSIVGFDDITIAELMYPKLTTIKQQTELIGEKAAKLLLEQITNKEKIVNCVKIPVLLMERESCRKI
- a CDS encoding carbohydrate ABC transporter permease, whose protein sequence is MKNINYKGYFFIAPFFLIFLTFNIYPVLLTFYYSFTNYQGYGNAEFVLFENYARILTDEVFYEAFFNTLKIWGLNFTLQLGIALLLAALFSDLRFRVKGLGAFRAIFYLPNIIMISAVAVLFKILLAWPHGSINQVLMNIGIISEPIQWLNQPVTAQVSVALILTWMWFGYTFIILMAGVSGISKEYFEAALMDGANRWQTFTKITLPLLKPIMLYVLITSLVGGLQLFELPQLISATGLGEPEGALNTMVLYLYNQAFKYNNYGYAATIAYALFIITIIFSVITFKSMYRDVKPKKNRGKKNEK
- a CDS encoding glycoside hydrolase family 30 protein, which gives rise to MSQMKVILTAQNTEDRLTEKEPLQLKETSSEKQVDIEIDSNETYQEILGFGGAFTEAAAYTLSQMSEDKRKEAIESYFDQENGLGYSIGRVHIHSCDFALGNYTYVEDGDVELNTFDISRDHKWVIPMIKDAMKVKGGTIPLLASPWSPPAWMKTNKEMNNGGQLLPEYRDVWAKYYTKFIKAYREQELDIWGVSVQNEPAAVQVWDSCVYTAEGERDFVKNHLGPVMHKEGLEDINIVIWDHNRDLIVERASTVLEDSEAAKYVWGTGLHWYVSEEFEKVGEVHRRFPDKHLLFTEGCQEGSVHLGQWITGERYGRNIIGDLNNWVEGYLDWNLVLNEEGGPNHVGNLCDSPIIADTKTNELHYNSSFYYIGHFSKFIRPGAVRIKLTNTNEKLTPTAFKNKDGSIVMVVMNETDEQVSFSMKLENGVCEASLPAHSIATYTLN
- a CDS encoding GH1 family beta-glucosidase; this translates as MKQFSQEFIFGTATSSYQIEGPASVDGRTPSIWDTFSYTPGKVLGGDTGDVACDHYNRMEEDIQNIKNLGVDSYRFSIAWPRIFPKQGQYNPKGMEFYKKLAKRLMEEGIKPLVTIYHWDLPQWADNLGGWINRESVEWFMEFAKKCFEELDEYVAQWITHNEPWCATMLGYHQGVHAPGHTNLDDAVKAAHHILLSHGQAVRYYKSEFAGQKPIGITLNLSPVYAASETMNDQLAANNQDGYLNRWFLDPIFKAKYPEDMMNLFSKFVHDYNFIQEKDLQIISTPCDFFGINYYNRFLIEYSAASELLFKEAYSDYPKSGMGWDISPNEFKELIHRLRKEYTDLPIFITENGAAFDDVLEEDGTVKDHDRVDYVEKHLTVVAELNEEGMNVAGYFLWSLLDNFEWAFGYEKKIRNLFCRFQNAKKIYEK
- a CDS encoding ABC transporter substrate-binding protein produces the protein MQQWTDRDDYWVNLSEEYGVDEWEDDYVPYVFDLGKDSNGDVRALSWQTTPGGIYYRRSIAEKVLGTDDPAKVGEMLSTWDGMFEVGEKLKAEGYALFPDEGAIRWFAKGEDPQPWVNEDNELKMTDAKKEYMDKAKDLRENGYTALADEWSPEWLEGMDGPIGGKTEVFSYVLPTWGLSAILKANTEATVGDWAVTNGPNPYFWGGTWLGVYQGSENKDLAFKFVEMMTHDEEFLTDWVNEYGDVVSYLPVTEKVKGDISDEFLDGQNHYEFFLEEAESIDASSITKYDQEIDQLFGNEVKEYRDGKKTKEEAIEDFYNAVKNAYPDIETP
- a CDS encoding carbohydrate ABC transporter permease — its product is MKNKQLLGKVSIYVLLIFLAVISIIPFYMMIVNATRSTSEILKGFSLIPGSSLSENYTVLTDFVQIWTGFKNSLFISVTVTVLCGYFSALTAYGFAVYEFKGKNALFIFTLVTMMVPPQLGLIGFYELNKSIGTLNTFIPLIIPTIASPFVVFFLRQFASSTLHPSLLEAARMDGAGELKIFHTIGLPMMMPAVATMSIFTFINSWNSYIIPLVTLFSPEKYTLPLWMGFLKGGKVAENLGAVYLGIAISVIPIMIAFLFFSKYIISSISAGSVKE